Proteins from a genomic interval of Candidatus Acetothermia bacterium:
- a CDS encoding protein-L-isoaspartate(D-aspartate) O-methyltransferase, whose translation MTPSDEAELARARAALVAELRALGIRDGRVLAAMGRVPRHRFVPLSLLAFAYEDRPLPIGFDQTISQPYIVALSTEALDPAPTDRVLEVGTGSGYQTAILAELAGEVYTIERLPELARAARARLTQLGYRNIQVRVGDGTKGWPEAAPFPAIVVTAAAPRAPQSLLHQLGDGGRLVIPIGGKTSQDLWLIEKRGEQLVHRCLCPCTFVPLIGEEGWM comes from the coding sequence CTGACCCCGTCCGACGAGGCGGAGCTGGCGAGGGCGCGGGCGGCTCTGGTGGCGGAGCTCAGGGCCTTGGGCATCCGCGACGGGCGCGTGCTGGCGGCGATGGGCCGCGTCCCCCGCCACCGGTTCGTGCCCCTATCGCTCCTCGCTTTCGCCTACGAGGACCGCCCGCTTCCTATCGGGTTTGACCAGACCATCTCCCAGCCGTACATCGTCGCCCTGTCCACCGAGGCGCTGGACCCCGCCCCTACGGATCGCGTGCTGGAGGTAGGCACCGGCTCTGGCTATCAGACGGCGATCCTCGCCGAGCTCGCGGGCGAGGTGTACACGATCGAGCGGCTCCCGGAGCTCGCCCGGGCCGCGCGTGCGCGGCTGACCCAGCTCGGGTATCGGAACATCCAGGTCCGCGTGGGGGACGGGACCAAGGGCTGGCCGGAGGCCGCCCCGTTCCCGGCGATCGTGGTCACCGCCGCCGCGCCCCGGGCCCCGCAGTCCCTCCTCCACCAACTGGGGGACGGGGGACGACTGGTGATCCCCATCGGGGGGAAGACGAGCCAGGACCTGTGGTTGATCGAGAAACGGGGGGAGCAGCTCGTGCACCGGTGCCTGTGCCCGTGCACGTTCGTGCCCCTGATCGGAGAGGAGGGATGGATGTGA
- the trmY gene encoding tRNA (pseudouridine(54)-N(1))-methyltransferase TrmY: MRTFVVVSHTAPLDGGFPLSDLAGGAGRLDVLCRCAVDAFLLSHGIRKDVVLHLVIRDRLAITLAGSRLRYLNPDERSTGALLREALRLAQGLGPGEEEESTPGITVRWLGLAGLMGTLSEAGLRPVLLNEDGEPLRAAPLPERPAFVLSDHQDFTPEELALLAHAPRVSVGPKVLHGHQCVTLVHNELDLREAGWTAGRS, translated from the coding sequence ATGCGGACGTTCGTGGTGGTCAGCCATACCGCGCCTCTGGACGGCGGGTTCCCCCTTTCCGACCTCGCCGGGGGGGCAGGGCGGCTGGATGTGCTCTGCCGGTGCGCGGTGGACGCGTTCCTCCTGTCGCACGGGATCAGGAAGGACGTGGTGCTCCACCTGGTGATCCGGGACCGGCTTGCGATCACCCTTGCCGGCAGCCGGTTGCGGTACCTGAACCCGGACGAGCGGTCCACCGGGGCCCTCCTGCGCGAGGCGCTGCGCCTGGCCCAGGGCCTCGGCCCGGGGGAGGAGGAGGAGTCCACCCCCGGGATCACCGTGCGCTGGCTGGGCCTGGCCGGCCTGATGGGCACCCTGAGCGAGGCCGGACTACGGCCGGTGCTCCTCAACGAAGATGGGGAGCCGCTGCGGGCGGCGCCCCTCCCGGAACGGCCGGCGTTCGTGCTCTCCGATCACCAGGACTTCACCCCTGAGGAGCTCGCCCTCCTCGCGCATGCGCCCCGTGTGTCGGTGGGACCCAAGGTGCTCCACGGCCACCAGTGCGTTACCCTCGTGCACAACGAGCTCGACTTAAGGGAGGCAGGATGGACCGCTGGGAGAAGCTGA